The following proteins are co-located in the Helicobacter acinonychis genome:
- a CDS encoding membrane protein — MAENSFKNVSIQPKPFFLLQVKALFLLGGFFSVLFTIIIGLVFFDYTNSMDNAIFNLVHSSSVNSGSALDFILQRIAFLGYSQFVLPFSLLVGVFLSLYRRNLALGVWLVLSVVIFEALLESLKHLFTHSIQWLSYSTNLPNSYALSLALFYGLLILLIPYFIAHKTLQNILTYGLFGLILLIGLVLIVLGASFSSVLGGFCLGALGACFSIGIYLSVFKRI, encoded by the coding sequence ATGGCTGAAAATTCTTTCAAAAATGTTTCTATACAACCCAAACCATTCTTTTTATTGCAAGTGAAAGCCCTTTTTCTTTTAGGGGGATTTTTTAGCGTGCTTTTTACGATTATCATTGGCTTGGTTTTTTTTGATTACACCAATTCAATGGATAATGCCATTTTTAATTTAGTGCATTCAAGCTCTGTTAATTCCGGCTCCGCATTAGATTTTATACTCCAACGCATCGCTTTTTTAGGCTATTCTCAATTCGTGTTGCCCTTTAGCTTGTTAGTGGGGGTGTTTTTAAGTCTTTATCGCAGAAATTTAGCGCTTGGGGTGTGGTTAGTGTTAAGTGTGGTGATATTTGAAGCCCTTTTAGAATCTTTAAAACACCTTTTTACGCATTCCATTCAGTGGCTTTCGTACAGCACTAACTTGCCAAACTCCTATGCACTTTCTTTAGCCCTTTTTTATGGGTTGCTTATTTTATTGATACCTTATTTTATCGCCCACAAAACGCTCCAAAATATTCTGACTTATGGCTTATTTGGTTTGATTCTTTTAATAGGGTTGGTGCTGATTGTTTTAGGGGCGTCTTTTAGCAGTGTTTTAGGAGGGTTTTGTTTGGGGGCGTTAGGGGCTTGTTTTTCCATAGGGATTTATTTGAGCGTGTTTAAGAGAATTTGA